The sequence ACAATCTTTGAGCCAAAATCGTTCTCAATTTGAACTTTCGTAACATTTGGCTGGAGATCAATTTGAGAATTGCGCTCTTCAACTTGCTTTTCTACTTGATCTGCTTGGTTAACTATTGTTTCTGGACTAACTCCGCTACCCGGAACCGAAGACTGGTTAATCAAAGTAAAACTAATTGCCGCCAACATCACCACAATGGCAAGGCTAACTAATAATCCGACTAGGGCAAACCCTCTTACTTTTGTAAATTTCACAGCAGTAAACTATTTCTTTTTACGCCGGTGAGCTTTGTGGGCAGCAAGTCCGGCCAAAAGAGCTGTGGCGCCGACAATCCCGGCGGCGATCTTTTTCTTAGTTTGAGCGTCTAGTTCACTATACTCTCGCTTGGCGTTCTTGAGGTGCTTCATCATCTCATCGCCAAGTTCATGCAGTTCATCTATGCCCCTGTGGTGAGAAGTTTTGCTTTTGCTAGGTTTTTTTGTTCGCGATAATTTTGGCATATAAATATTTAATTGTTAGTAATATATATGGCGGATATTTAAACTATTTGTCACCCTGGCTCTTTCTCCTCTTTCTTTGTCAAGTATTGAGCTAAAAAATCTTCCCTATCAACATGTGCCGAAGCAATTACCCTCGGCTTTTTATCAGGATGTTTGAGGCGCCAAGTGATTTCATGAGGAAATTCTTTGGATATTTCTGACTGGGTTAACTTAGGCCTATCAATGGTAAAACCCATTTTTTTCATCATCGTTGGCGCCTTGCCGACAATCCATGATAAAGCGGTAATAGTTTTGATATTCGGGTTCTCCTCCACCCGTCTAGCGATTACTTCAAATGCTGGGCGAAACATCGAGCGCAATTCACTAATAGTCAGTCTGGGGGTCTGTTTTTCACCGTCTTGACTACTATCCTCGTCATCATTGTTTTGGTATTGATCCAGTACGTGTATCGCGATTCGGTCGGGAAAAGTTTCAATTTCTACCAAGTCATTAATCCGTTCTATGGGGTGGACTAATTCTGTTTCATCTAAATCAGCTTCAAATTCTTCATGTTCGCCTAAATTAGTCTCGGGCGACTGCGGTTCTGGTGAGCCATATATATCACCGCGCTCACTTAGCATCTTTTCCCTTTTTATTAAAATTCAACGCCGCAGAGTTGATACAAAAGCGTTGGCCGGTTGGTTGCGGTCCATCTGGGAAAACATGGCCTAAATGACTGCCGCAACGGCTACACATCACTTCCGTGCGAATCATGCCGTGGCTAGTATCCACATCAGACTTCACATTTCCTTCCTTAGCCGGCGCATAAAAACTAGGCCAGCCCGAACCGGAGTCGTATTTAGTGTCAGAGCCAAAAAGCTCTTGGCCACAAGCCGCGCATAAATACTTACCCTCTTCATGGTTATCGTAATACTCACCGGTAAATGCCAACTCGGTGCCCTTTTCGCGCAAAATATGATATTGCTCAGCGCTCAACTTATGCTTCCACTCATCTTCTGATTTTGGCATTGATTTATCTTGTCCCATGCTTCAAGTATACCAGAAAAACAAATTTGTGTTAAAATAAAGCTATGACAAATAATCAACCAAACAATCACCAAAGTATACGCTTCCAATCCAAAGATGCTATGCAAATTGTTGTCGGCGCGGCGTTACTGGCTATCCCCATTGGCTTTACCGAGGAAACATGGCGGCTGGGTGAACATTTACCTACACTCAACATTTTAATTATTACCGTACTCTCCATCGTTTTTATTACCGTGTTTGTTTTCTTCAACTACAAACGCGGCGAGCTCAAACACCATCATACCGAGTTCGTGAAGCGGGTCGCGGCAACGTACGTACTGGCCTTTTTAGTCGTCGGACTATTTATGACTCTCATCCAGCAAGCGCCATGGATTCTTGACACGACATTAGCCATTAAACGAATTTTAATCGTTACCTTTCCGGCCTCCATGAGCGCGGTTATTGCAGACATGCTAAACGAGCTTTAATTTTCAGTTATCCACTTTTTTAACATTTGCTTGTTATTATCAAAAGCCATTCCGAGAATTGGAATTTCATCTTTACTAAACCACTCTAGGGCGACTAAATCATCATTGGCTTTTGGTTCGCCGTTTTGAATGCTAGCTAAAAAACAAATGTTCATAGTCGGCGCATTGGGAGATGTTGGGTATTCATATTTACCCAAAAAAAATCCAAAAAACTTTTCCAAGTTAATGGTCAATCCGGTCTCTTCTAAAATCTCTCGCCGTGCCGCTTCTTCCGGCGTTTCATTGAGCTCAATAAACCCGCCCGGAATATCCCACATGCCTTTACCGGGATCGCTCCGCCGGCGACCCAACAGCACCTTGCCATCTTTTACGATAATGGCACTGGCCGTCGGGACAGGATTTTGGTAATTAACAAAACCACATCGCTCACAATTTTTAAAGCGCTGCCTGCCGTTTGGCGGATTCAATTTAGTGCCGCATCGTGGACAATATTCAAATTCCATATTCATTAACTTCTAGTAGATAATCTAATTTTGTGGGTAATTCTATCTTGGCTTTCAAAATTCCGATAAATGTGTGTGGCGTTATCAACCCGAATGGTTTTGACACCTGATTCTTTAATCCTTTCAAATAAATCGGTGTCTTCAAAATGGATATTCTTAAAGCCGCTCAAAGATAACAATACTTCTTTTTTAATCGCGGCCGTACCAATTAAAAAACATTGGTTAATATGAATTTGCTCTCCGGGGCGGTATTTGTCCGGCACTAGCGGAGAGCCTAAAAATTCAGTTGGGCCGTAGATCAAACCGACGTCAGGATTTTGCTCAATAGCTGTGCGCCGCACTGCCAAATGGCTTGTGAAAAATTCATCATCGGCATCAACAAAAACTACCCAATCGGCTAGGGCTTGGTTAATGCCAACATTTCGAGATATCCCAAGTCCGGAATTTTGGTGATAAAAATATTTAATTGGCAAACCTTCTTTTATAAAAAAATTAACTATTTGCTTGGTATTATCTTTGCTGCCGTCGTCAACCACAATTAACTCCCAACTTTTTTCCGACTGGCTAGTTACCGAATTAATAGCGCCAGCGAGCGTATCGGCCATATTGTATGTGGCAATAACAACACTAAAAAAAGGCTTGCTCATAATGGACGCTTAAATTCCCAAATCATTCAGTTGTTTGGCCATCAAAATGCTCTTCTTTTTCGTCGGCTTTGGTCGGATGCACCGTGCCGTCTTTGTGTTCGGGCGGAGAGTAAATTGAATACAATTTTAATTCGTTATCGCCACTGTTAATCACATTGTGCTTTGTGCCGGCCGGAATTACGATTGCAAAATCATCTTGGACTTCAGTTTCTTTACCGTCTAATATAACTTTGGCTTGGCCCTGTTCAATGCGAATAAATTGGTCAAGCGTGTGGGTTTCTTCGCCAATTTCTTCCCCCGGTTGCAAATTCATCAGCACTAATTGACTGTTTTTAGCTGTATACAAAACGCGGCGATAGTCTTTGTTTTCCAACGTCGCTTTTTCAATGTTGGTGATATACCCTGGCATAAAATTAATTTAGGTCAATAAATAACCGCCGTCAACCACCACTAAACTACCAGTCATATACTTACTCGCGTCACTGGCTAAATATAACGCGAGCATCGCAATATCATCTGGTTCTCCTAATTTGCCAAGCGGAATACGCGCTGTAAAATCTTTAACCGCGTCGCCTTCGGTAACGCCAGCTTTTATTCCGCCTTTAGTCATTTCCTCAACACCCTCTGTGCTAATGCCGCCCGGCGCAATAGCATTTACCCGAATATTATAAGGCGCCACTTCCAAAGCAAAATTTTTAGTAAATCCCCACACGCCATGTTTAGAAGCATCGTAAGCCGACAAACCAACACGGCTTGGGTGCAAAGAATCAATTGATCCGATGTTAATAATTACTCCCCCGCCTTGCTCTTTCATCACTTCAGACACGTCCCGGCTACACAAAAACACACTGCGTAAATTTACGGCCTGTATTTTTTCCCAAAATTTCAAATCCATCTCAAGCGCCGGTTTAGACGGGAAAATTCCGGCGTTATTTATCCAAATGTCAATGCGTGAAAACTTTTTAACAGCCTGATTAATAAGCTTAGCGATATCTTTTTCGTCGCTAACATCCGCGTGAATATATTCAGCTTCCAAAACGGCCGCCTTGGCCTTGCCGGTTTTATCATCAATGTCGCTAATTACAACTTTTGCTCCAGCCTCCGCTAAACGTTCAGCCATGCCAAAGCCAATACCTTTAGCCGCGCCAGTGATCACAGCCACTTTACCGGAAAAATCGTAAAGTTGTTGAATTGATTTATGCTTCATATTGATACTTTCGCCATATTTCAGCTTACTCCCAAAATAAAAAAAATTCAACCGGCGCCTTGAATTCTTAACTTTAAATTTGACTTAAAAATAAAGATTGTTAACCCCGGTAATAATCATATTCACACCGATAGCGCCGACAAAAAAACCATTAAGCCGAAGCAAAACTTCCATATTTTTATCGAAAGCAATTTTAAACTTCTTCCTTGTAATTGCGTCGCGAATAAACTTTATTATCACAAGCGTTAAATAATTAATTGCCATAATTGTAAAAAGCATAGCAAAGCCTTGGCCTAAGCCAAAATCATTAGCCATTAAAACAACGAGCGAAATTGTGGCTGGGCCGACCATAAACGGTAAAGCTATTTCTGATGCCATGTCGTCTAAGTTTTCTTTAACCTGTACAAAAGCTTTTTGTCCTTTAACGATAAAAAAATAGGCAAAGGAAAAAACCACAATTCCGCCAAAAATACGAAACGATTCAAAGTGTATTTGAAAAATCTTTTGGAACAAAGCGTTTCCGGCAAATAAAAACAAAGCATATATTAAAAAAGAAATTAAAGATGCCTTGAATAAAACAAACAAAAAATTTTCGTGAGATAGGCTTGTCCAAACAGGTTCAAGATACAAAAATAACGCGAAAGGATTTAATAAAACTAAAAAAGCGATGGTGGCCGATAGCATAAACTGAAATAGTTATTAATGTTGTAACTTCAGCTTACCTTTAAAGTAAAAAAAATTCAATTCTTTTGATTCACAATATTTACAAATCTTGAGAAGTTACTGGTTACAAAATAAGCATTTAAATCATACAAATCTTCAGCTGTGTGGTCTACCCCATTCGCAATCCCCCGCGCCGCTAAATATCCGGCTTCTTTTAAGGACTCAACGACTTTTTCATCAAAGGTCCCAAAAGGATACGCGACAGCATAAACTTGTTTGCCCAATTGTTTTTCTAGGATTTCTTTACTGCCACTTAGCTCTTTTGCGAGTTCTCCCTCATTGATCCTGTCAAAATAAAGATGATAGTGCCCGTGGCTGCCTATTTCCATTCCGGCATCCGCCATTTCTTTTAATTGTTCCCAGGTCATATAATTTTCGCTTCGGCTAATCGGATTGGTAAAGATAAAGAAAGTAGCAGTTAAATTATGCTTTTTTAAAAGCGGAAAAGCGTTTTGATACTGGCTTATCGTACCGTCGTCAAAAGAAATAATAACTGGCTTATTCGGCAATTCAAATTGCCCGCTAAAATAATCAACTAAATTTTTAAACGATATGGTTGTAAAATTATTATCGGCTAGATACTTCATTTGGCTTTCAAAATCGGCCGGTGAAATTATAAATTGTTTATCTGATTCGCTATCAGTTGGCTTCGCTTCGCGCACATGATGATAAATAATTATCGGCACGCGCGCTTCCAAATT is a genomic window of Candidatus Buchananbacteria bacterium CG10_big_fil_rev_8_21_14_0_10_42_9 containing:
- the msrB gene encoding peptide-methionine (R)-S-oxide reductase; translated protein: MGQDKSMPKSEDEWKHKLSAEQYHILREKGTELAFTGEYYDNHEEGKYLCAACGQELFGSDTKYDSGSGWPSFYAPAKEGNVKSDVDTSHGMIRTEVMCSRCGSHLGHVFPDGPQPTGQRFCINSAALNFNKKGKDAK
- a CDS encoding DUF2391 domain-containing protein, giving the protein MTNNQPNNHQSIRFQSKDAMQIVVGAALLAIPIGFTEETWRLGEHLPTLNILIITVLSIVFITVFVFFNYKRGELKHHHTEFVKRVAATYVLAFLVVGLFMTLIQQAPWILDTTLAIKRILIVTFPASMSAVIADMLNEL
- a CDS encoding DNA mismatch repair protein MutT — encoded protein: MNMEFEYCPRCGTKLNPPNGRQRFKNCERCGFVNYQNPVPTASAIIVKDGKVLLGRRRSDPGKGMWDIPGGFIELNETPEEAARREILEETGLTINLEKFFGFFLGKYEYPTSPNAPTMNICFLASIQNGEPKANDDLVALEWFSKDEIPILGMAFDNNKQMLKKWITEN
- a CDS encoding glycosyl transferase produces the protein MSKPFFSVVIATYNMADTLAGAINSVTSQSEKSWELIVVDDGSKDNTKQIVNFFIKEGLPIKYFYHQNSGLGISRNVGINQALADWVVFVDADDEFFTSHLAVRRTAIEQNPDVGLIYGPTEFLGSPLVPDKYRPGEQIHINQCFLIGTAAIKKEVLLSLSGFKNIHFEDTDLFERIKESGVKTIRVDNATHIYRNFESQDRITHKIRLSTRS
- a CDS encoding cupin domain-containing protein, with amino-acid sequence MPGYITNIEKATLENKDYRRVLYTAKNSQLVLMNLQPGEEIGEETHTLDQFIRIEQGQAKVILDGKETEVQDDFAIVIPAGTKHNVINSGDNELKLYSIYSPPEHKDGTVHPTKADEKEEHFDGQTTE
- a CDS encoding SDR family oxidoreductase, producing MKHKSIQQLYDFSGKVAVITGAAKGIGFGMAERLAEAGAKVVISDIDDKTGKAKAAVLEAEYIHADVSDEKDIAKLINQAVKKFSRIDIWINNAGIFPSKPALEMDLKFWEKIQAVNLRSVFLCSRDVSEVMKEQGGGVIINIGSIDSLHPSRVGLSAYDASKHGVWGFTKNFALEVAPYNIRVNAIAPGGISTEGVEEMTKGGIKAGVTEGDAVKDFTARIPLGKLGEPDDIAMLALYLASDASKYMTGSLVVVDGGYLLT
- a CDS encoding MarC family protein — encoded protein: MLSATIAFLVLLNPFALFLYLEPVWTSLSHENFLFVLFKASLISFLIYALFLFAGNALFQKIFQIHFESFRIFGGIVVFSFAYFFIVKGQKAFVQVKENLDDMASEIALPFMVGPATISLVVLMANDFGLGQGFAMLFTIMAINYLTLVIIKFIRDAITRKKFKIAFDKNMEVLLRLNGFFVGAIGVNMIITGVNNLYF